The Theobroma cacao cultivar B97-61/B2 chromosome 2, Criollo_cocoa_genome_V2, whole genome shotgun sequence genome includes the window aaaaatagaagaaaatcttttccttttgccCTTCTTCTAGGTCATAAGAATCTATATAATGCAACACAAAAAAGAACCACATTCAAAATCAACCACCTTAATCTGTTACTAGCGAAGTAACAAACTTTaccaaaaataatttgacACTCATTGATTTACACTAGAACGtatgatgaattattttaGAATATTGGGACTGGACATTAATGAATGgttaaatcaataaattaccCATTCAACTAGACTTTCATCTCCGAGGGGTTGAGATGCATCTACAGGCTTCCGTCCAGTAATTAGCTCCAAAAGCACGACTCCAAAAGAAAACACGTCGGATTTCTCAGTCAATTTACCACTTGATGCATATTCAGGGGCCATATATCTGAACAACCAATGTAAAAATGGTTGATGTATATATTGTCAATAAGAATGAAAAGTTATACCTTTGGCTACTATATCTCAAAAACTAGTTGAAATGACCTATGAGCCCTCCTTCAACATTAATATTGTCAATGGTTAAGAGCCTACCCGAAAGTTCCCATAACACGTGTAGTTACATGTGTATTTGCATCCAAAGCTAACTTGGCAAGTCCAAAGTCCGAAACCTGTAAGGTAGATTAGAAACTGTAAGACCATGACCTAAATTAAGGCAATAAGAGCTGAATGTAGCTTGCGATGACGagggaaagagaaaaacatCCATACCCGAGCTTCAAAGTTGTTATCTAAAAGAATGTTTGATGACTTGATATCCCTGTGAATAATACGAGGATGACCTGACATTGAACATGCGAAacaatataaataacaaaCCTTGACAATTTAATCAACCAACAAAACATTTGACTGTTCATTTGGAAAACAAAGATtagaaggagaaaagaaagatgttTCTGCAAATGTTGAACAGGGTAAATTCTGTATATGCACTACTACAAAGAAAGTTCTGCGCTGCAAGGGACAGTTGGAAAGAGTACACTCTCCATCAAGGTTACATCATGGACTGCAAAAGAATCAAGGATGGATGACTGATCCTTCCTTTTCTAAACCAAGCCAAAAGAACATATCGTTTACTTAAAAGAAGAAGACGGTCGGTGATGAATTTGCCATCTACTTCTTGCTTGGAATAAGTTAAAGAATAAttgcttccttttttctttttcttttgctgtGTGATAAAAGCCTGTTTGATCTCACTATGTATAACAGATGCTGATCTGTGGCCAAACTAACATGCCATTACGTCAAGATACCATAGTGTATTCCCTCACAGAAATTTTTAGagattaagttaaaaaaagcAGACATTAATCTGTTGCAAAATGATAAGTACATAATTCTGGAAAACTAGATATTCcctttttaagtattttggaAGATTCCAGTGTCAAAGGTGATTATTTCTTGGCAATCAATCTGTGAAAGGAAATACTTACAGTCCTCATGGAGATAAGCTATCCCACGAGCAGCGCCTGCAGCAATTTTAACACGTGTTGCCCAATCCAGAACGGGCCTACCTTCCCCTGCTGAAATGAGGAGCAAGACATGTCAGATTAGCAGTCCAGTGCAGTGAATCAATTCTTGGAAGCTCAGTTATGGCCTTACCATGAAGATGGAAATAAAGGGTATTATTAGGGACATATTCATATATGAGCAATCTTCGATTCTCAGAGATGCAGTAACCCACAAGTGAAACCAAATGACGATGGTGTATGCGACTAATAATTTCAACCTCAGCTTTAAATTCTCGCTCGCCCTGCCCCCCACCAATTTTTAGCTGCTTTACTGCCACCTCTCTTCCATCTAGTAAGAACCCTTTATAAACAGCTCCAAATCCACCTTCACCCAAAAGATTTTGCTCTGAAAATCCATTTGTGGCCTTGGCTAATTCTTCATATGTATACAATGACCTTGAATTGCCTAAACTACCAGGTTCGGGCATCAGAGGCAATGAATGCACAAAATCACTTCCAGAACTACTTCCAATAAGAGGAGCTGAGGAGTGTGTCTTTGTAAAGAATGAATCTAAAAGCATGGTAATATCAACGatcaaaacatgaatttaaGTTGATATGCtcaaatctaaaattttaacaacaaTAATCTAagcaaatgaataaataaaaggagtataaaaaaaataagcagTTAGATCCAATGCAacctttttcttatttgtgCAATAAACTGGATAGTATCCTAGTGCCAAGTATCTTTCATGTTATTCAACATTCATCAAGTTAAAATCGTAACAAATCTATCATTTGCTGTattctttttcccctttttccctttcttttcacACAATAAGCAGCATCTGAATTCGCACTTAGGAAATGGATATGGATTTATCATATTATGGATGGAGGGAATCAAAGCTTGAAGGATAACTGAAAGATCCCAAATTGAATAGGAGGTTCAAAGTTTTAGAGGAGGGTAAGCAATAACATGCCAAGGAAACAACAACGCAGCTATTAAAAAACCTACCTGATCTGGGGGAAGAGCCTAGTGGGGACGGCATAACATAACCACCATTAAGTCGAGtaagcttcttcttcttctgcttCGTCAAGCACCATACAGCCAGCCCAATGAGGCTAAGCACTATGATCCCTACAGCTACACCAATAGCAACTGCACCCCCCACACCAATGCCATCATTACCTGAGGAGTCTGAGCTTTCTGGCGCACTGGGACTGGGAGCATTTACAGTCGGATTATCGGAtggaggaggaggaggtgATAGTCTTAATACAGATGGTGGTGAAGATGATCTTGAAGTAGAATTTGAAGGTGAAGGTGTTGGTTGAGAACTGGCTGGTGTAAGCTTTGAGGGAGGAGGTGTTGGAGTAGGAGATATAGAAGATGGTGGAGGTGAATTTGGATGTACTGTCGGTGGCGATTGAGATAGTGGTGGCGGTGAAATTTTGGGAGATTGTGATGGTGTTGGTGTATTAACAGGTGGTGGCGATGATGAATTCGTAGGTGGTGGAGGTGATGGTGGTTGTcgaggtggtggtggtggtggtggtgatgGTTGTGGTGATGGTGAAGCGTCAGGTGGTTGAGTGGATGGCGGTGGTGATAAATTTTGTGGCGGTCCAGGTGATGGCCTGGCTGCAGGTGGTGGAGGACTACGTGGTGGAGTTGGTGGTGGTGATGCTGGCGGCGGAGAAGTAGAATTGGACGGAGGGGAAGTGGGTGAAACAGCAGGGCGAGGGGGGGGTGGGGCCAGTGGGGGTGGAGGTGAAGTTTCAGCAGGAGGTGGTGGTGACGAGGTGACTGGAGGCGACGCTGGGGGTTGAGGAGGTAGAGGTGGAGGTGGATTAGCATTGGACAGAGGAGGCGTGGCACGTGTAGAAGGTGCAGGAGGAGGAGAGTTTTGAGGTGGTGGAGCACTGGTAGAAGGTGGAGGAGTAGGAGTTCTTGGTGGAGGCGGTGGATTGGTAGCAGAAGCTGGTGACACAGCAGGAGGAGAGGAATTTGGAGGTGGTGATGTGGTTGCCATCAATCTAGTTACCAAATCAAAATGATGGTTCACTATCAATTCCTATAACTTCACATATACCAACATTCTTGTTCAATCtcatagaaaaaaagaatccTGTAACGAAAGCTTCACAAGATATACATGATCCATAtctaacaaaagaaaaaacaataattcCACTAATTGTCGCTGATCAAATTGAAATTCTAGGCAAATCCAAACTTCCCAACTTTCAAGTGCCAGCTTATTCAAGCACCAAACTTTACCAAACAGACCACTCTTGCTTCGAAACACAGAAAGCTTCCCGTAGACACAACAGGCTAACTGTTGATGATATGGGCTTCACCAGCACGATCACAGGAACACTGTTTTGAACTAAAACTCAGGTCAGAAAACACTTAGAAAGCAAAACCCAGATCCTTGATTGAGCAAATGCAGCAAAGCAAACTGGTTGCTTTGCAGAAGAAACACAAATCCCAGAATTCAAAGGGCCTTGCCTTTCTAGTTTCTATTCAGTAAGTGTTGGTCTCCGTGGTGAAATATGTTTGCAATGAGCACACCCCTGGGACACGGATTGTGGGTCACAAATCCTAAGCAAAATTGACAAACAAGACTGATCTAATCCGCTCGTTGcgtttgggttttttttttttgtctaatcATCATCTTTCAAGTTCATACTTGGGAGTACGTAGGACAAAGAGAATAAGGGTTTAAAAATCATCGAGatttaatctaaaataataatgataatatgaTGATTGATTCTAATGATATTCAACAATCCTTGCTTTTATTGTAACGTCAGATCACGTTAAGGTAATATTTTTCCTAATTTTTGACTTATTCAAAACCAAGTGCTGAACGGAAAAGCACAGCTGTTCTAACTTTTGTGATCTCTATTCTACAAAAAACCATggactttttctttcattttccttcTGCATGACATCATAAGAAAAATTTAGAATACCAACCAAACCCcaaagttttatttaaataatcaaatccCCATCTACTGCTAAAATGCTGATTTTGTCTGCAAACTCCCTTTGACACGATAAACTAATCCTGTAATTTTGACAGTGATGCTACAATTAATAAATCTAAAAGCATATagaaattgaataataataataataatgtataGACTAGACTAGATTAGATAAATCAAGGGtattttttgttggaaagaaATAAATACTGGTAGATGTATGATAATGCATAGAATGGAGGCTGTGAAGTGAGAGTAAGAAAGGCGTGTTGGTGGTGGTGGGCTGTGGGgcaaacttgtcaaaatcattggCACAATCTAAGGTAACCCCAACCCGTGACATTGTACCATGCTTGCTCTGCTTAAAGTTTGCAGCTCatcattattattgttattactATTCATTCAAATTGAGTACTCTATTTAACAGTTagacaaaattttaagttcaaaCATTGCCTTctatttctatttctttttattggtAAAGAGTACATCAATTAATGCAGTAGCTTTGTTATCTCTCCATAAAATTACTCAAGGTCAAGCCACATGAGCCGATCGTGTATCATTTGCCAATGCTCCAAGCCCAGCGTGCAAAGTTGAACTACATAAACTTTGTCTCTGCAGGAACTCTTCTTCCAGCCCAAATCTAAAGCATTCAGGGGTTGACTGCATCTGCAATAGACTTTATTTTAGCTTTTTTCCTCTTATAGGGTCAAAGAGAGGGGTCTAGGGTTTCTCACGCCCCGTCCAAGTCATCCAAGTTTATGTTTGCTGCATTAAATTCTACATAAAGCTTGGGGGTCCGGGGTAAGGGAATTTGAGCTTCAACCAAGTTATGATTTACGTGAATTTGATAGTGCCTTCGATTCTAATCAACACCCTTTATTTGGAATTTCATTAATTGATTTATGTAGTAAAACTGGAAGCAAAATATTTGCACGATTCATTACTTAAAAAAGTTGTTGACTCCGTCAACATTTCAGGGCCACACCACACGGTGCCCACGCTTCCATCTGTCTTCTCTCCATTCCAACTGCGGTTAGGACGAGAAAAAGGAAGCACCCTTCTCTCGCCTCATGTCTTCCTTAGTACAAGAAAAACAGGTTGTAATAAAATGACAATGACATGTTTGAGAGGTTCGACTTCTAGAACACAGCGCCACGACTTGACTTCTTTAGTCTCCACATTCTTCCTTTCATTTTAGTTTCAAAATCAAACGAGTGTGTTTGGATATTAGTAAAATGCAATACATGTTCAAAGAACGCAGCAGATTATAGGTTCCTCTGTCTATTTCTAGCATTGGTAAATGACTTTCCATTCTTACAACCAAAAACTTTCTGGTAACATGAGACACTACGCATCACAGGATACACTAACCATATTATGCTAGCCTTCCAGGTTCTGCAGCATCGGCGGTTATGTTAACAAATGACGAAGCCGTTTGCTTGCTTCCAGAGACAAGACAATTGGACATCCTCCTAAGGTGCCAGAGAAGAAGGTGGCTACACCAGGTGTATCCGGTTTAAATTTTGCCACATACCGTTTTCCATTCCAAAATGCTCCTCTCTAagcaactaaataaaaatgaaaattgatcCTAATCCATCAGATCAATTAGCTTTGTCTGCCAATTGTGAATTTCTCCTTGAATTAATCTCTGCAGCCCAACTCTTTCCTATTTCAGTCTGAAACTTTCCTGAAAATCAGAAGGAAGTAATGAGAAAAAGTAAATATCACTATCAGTTTAGGAGCAAGTAATATAAAAAGATGTCAATGGTTTCACTTATTTCATCCTGCTTGAAACAAATAATCTACTCTACCTGCAGTTGAAAGGAAAAACTCATCCAGCACCTTCCCATGTTCTGCCATGATATGATAATATCAAACAAAAGAACTTggataattatataaaaaaatttaggataaaataCCTTACCCTCCTAAGTTTTGATAGGAATTACACCTAAGTTTATGAGTTTTTGAAATGAACACTCCGTCCCAAGATAATATTTTCCGCTGGACACGTAGGTCCAGCTGTTAATCAACCGTTAGTGTTTCTTTTAACTTGCTGACGTAGAAAGGGTAAGGACACAATTTCACCcttacttaatttttaaaattactattttataattttattattttttattattttttattaattaaaaaaaaagttcccATTTGGAGAGCATCGGAGCTCCCCTGGGGAGCCCCGATCAAGCTCTCTATGGGAGCACCGGTGCTCCTCGCAGGGAGCCTGAGCACCGGCTAGTGCtccctattttttttaaatataacaataattttttaaattaataaagaaagaaagagtattttagtttttttataatCTCTGTTAATAGTGTTTGCACTTTTGGGGTAAAATGTCTATTTAGAAAACTAATGTTACTTTGTATAATTTCGATCAAAACTTAAGAGGTAAGGatattttacccaaaaatttaaattcacaAACCCTTTCCCATTTTCAGCCATAAATACATAAAGACACTTACCCATTTCATATTCCAGTGCTTGCAGAATCATTTCAACCTGGATTGTGAAAGCACATAAACTCAATTGAAGCAAGGAAAAAGTAATACTTCTATATTTATCCAGGAGGGTGAGAcaacaaatacaaatattCTAGTGCAGGACTAACACAGAAAGTGAAAATCAGTAAATCACAATGAGTTTGCATTACAGAAACATTACAAGGTAATGTCAATATAATGATCTACGGAAAAGTCCTAGAGCCATGTATGATGAATCTACTGTTTTGCTAAACCCTGTACCCCCATTCTCCTTTATCCACAAGAAGGTTGTTGAAAACCAAACCCATCAATAATATATACAACAGAAGTTCTTTACAGCACAATACATTACTACGTTCCAAATGCTTCTTATCAGAAATATAGCATACAAAACTATGCCAAATATAagtgagaaagagagagagggcTACTTCATTGATGTAGAATAATTCAACCATGGTTACCACTTCTAACAACCAACAACCTAAGATATCTCATTTTCAATACAAAATGCTCTTCCAGGAGAAAAACCTTTATCTGCGTGTGTGTGTGAGAAAGCATGCACACACAAATGAATGCCATCACAGAACATACCTTGTCAAAATCTTTCACAAGATTAGCCTCCAGAGAAGCATTACTTTCATATTCTGCCCACAGTTCTTGGATCTCCTCAGCTGCAGATAACGAAATACCCAATTTAGACAAGTAGATGCAGTTAGTAAGCAATTTAACAATCCAAAATTTCCACATAAAACATGGTTTAAGAAGTACCCCTCATTCCTCCACCCAGAATTTTGCACATATCAGTTAACGCTGCTTGCTCACGTCtgcttttttcttctttaggcACACCATCTGATGGTGTTATATCTCCAACAATAGCTGTCAAAATTCAATATCTGAACTCAAGACTCAAATTTGGcccaaaaagaaaacctaaagactcaaaccataaatttcaTGTTATCTATGTCAGTGCAGGTGACATGCACATCTAAATTTGAAGTACATTATCGATAATGTTTGAAAATAAGGACATAGAAAAGTACCTTCTGCAATATCATGGACAATTGCTATCTTAATACACCTGTAAAAGGTTAGATGCAAAAAGACATAAAACTTCCCTAAGTAACACCCAACAAAAGCACATAGGAAATAGAagttttaaaagaaagaaaaagtaagcATAAAAAATCATATGCCTATCACTAAACTCGCCTCTAGCCTCCTTTCCAAGCTAAATCTAGTCAGAGAAAATAAGACAAGACATAAAGCTAACAGCTAACTCTcccaaaattttcatcaatcaccatgaatgaaaaaaaaaaacaaatcaaatgaaaaacttggaagttaatatattaataaagaCAAAAGCCTTCATATGATATGACAAGAGTCAACCTTTCTCTATTCACATCAGGAAGGTCACCAGCAATCAAAGCCATCAAAGCCATGCGGTACATATGGTCAGCAATTGATTCAGGACCCTTTATCCCGTGATTGATCCAACCCTTCCTTTTTGTGGTCTACAAGATACAGAATGAAATCAATAATTACAATCTTTCCTTTCCAAGCCAGTTTATACAATAGTATATTAAAAAGGCACGATGCAATgctaaaaatgaaataaaacacGTATTTTTGGCAGTGAGGCTCACATTTCCTCAGTTGCGAAATTCAGCCGATAACTGTAGGAGAGAAAGATGGGTGGGGGATACTTACAGTttaaacaaagagaaaacaacTCTAAAAAACAATTACCGTGTAAAATGCACACTTAGAATTATatggaaataaattgaaaacaaaaactaaaaaccaaataaaatagcAATAAATAAGAGCTACCATATCCTTCTAAAATCTGTAATTCTTCCAAGTCTTCcatgaataattaaaaaccCCTTTGTTAAGGTCAAAACTTGTTCTGCATGCTATGTCAATAATAAAATACACCTCCAAGCCTCCACAAATTTATGAAACCAAAATAAAGAAGTAGATCTCtaaagctcttttttttttttttttgaaagttagatCTCTAAAGCTCTACCATAAGTTTTTCTGTTTCGACTTATCAGCCTAACTGACCAGAGAGATAAGTACAAGCTAGAGTATTGCTAACAAAATGAAAGTACATATACCTTATGCCCAATGTCTATACAAGGCAACATTGGCATAGGGTCTCATGCTGTAGATTGTCACACTACTACCGTTAAAGAAGTTGGGAATAGATTTTATGCATATAGGTTCAGATCTATGTCCCAATAAAGTAAATGGAAAAAGGTGCTTAAACTTTTGTGCAGTTATCCTTGTTGTGGAGTTCAAATACGCAGGTATAAGCTCATCTCATTATCTAACAAATTGTGGAATTCAAATACACCTGTATGACTTCATCTCATCCTCCAACTAAAGCTGAGCATTTTAATGGAATCAATCAGAATACTAGAATTCCCTGTTACATACCTTTTCTCACTTGAAGGTTGTCAAtgaaagtaaaaacaaaaataacaaaaatgtaaaaggAATCATCATGCTtgataaaaatgacaaaatggATAAATTATGCTTATTATTCATTCAAGTAAAGATCATTTCGTTTGCTATCCTTTTAATTCTTCGAGCATGCTGTTTACTTGGTATGTAAACAGCAAGATAGTGAgtatctttcaaaaatttcattgaaaactCCTTTTATTAGTATAGTATTCACAAAGTCTTAAATTTAAGGAGTACTGGCCCCTCAATCTAAACAAAGAATTAGGGAAATACAAAGGAAGGAATTAACCTGAAAGTGTCTTTTATACCTTGAGACGATGGCACAGTGTGAGAAAATCAATAGCGGAGGCCGTCGACGAACTGGACAACCTGGAGGGAACACCGGTATTCGACATAATGGCCGAGCTCTCGGAGCCGGGTTTTTGAGAATGGACAGAGACGAGCCTCAAAGTGGCAGCTCCGGTAAAGCAAATCGGTCGAGAGGAGGAGGAAGAAGCGTGGCTGATGAAAGTGATCGGCAAGCGGCGACGTCTGAACCGATGCAATGGAGGCGCGCAGTTGATTGACGTATTAACCGCCATTTTGTACGCCGGAGATTGAGAagtttgctttcttttcttgccttttttaTGGGATGCGAGAAACGGGGGCACGATTTGGTTGGGCTGCCGATTAACTTTGGTCTTAACGGGAAAAAATCAGGCGTTTCTCGCTCTGCTACGTAATTCACCACATG containing:
- the LOC18610577 gene encoding proline-rich receptor-like protein kinase PERK9 isoform X1 — encoded protein: MATTSPPPNSSPPAVSPASATNPPPPPRTPTPPPSTSAPPPQNSPPPAPSTRATPPLSNANPPPPLPPQPPASPPVTSSPPPPAETSPPPPLAPPPPRPAVSPTSPPSNSTSPPPASPPPTPPRSPPPPAARPSPGPPQNLSPPPSTQPPDASPSPQPSPPPPPPPRQPPSPPPPTNSSSPPPVNTPTPSQSPKISPPPLSQSPPTVHPNSPPPSSISPTPTPPPSKLTPASSQPTPSPSNSTSRSSSPPSVLRLSPPPPPSDNPTVNAPSPSAPESSDSSGNDGIGVGGAVAIGVAVGIIVLSLIGLAVWCLTKQKKKKLTRLNGGYVMPSPLGSSPRSDSFFTKTHSSAPLIGSSSGSDFVHSLPLMPEPGSLGNSRSLYTYEELAKATNGFSEQNLLGEGGFGAVYKGFLLDGREVAVKQLKIGGGQGEREFKAEVEIISRIHHRHLVSLVGYCISENRRLLIYEYVPNNTLYFHLHAGEGRPVLDWATRVKIAAGAARGIAYLHEDCHPRIIHRDIKSSNILLDNNFEARVSDFGLAKLALDANTHVTTRVMGTFGYMAPEYASSGKLTEKSDVFSFGVVLLELITGRKPVDASQPLGDESLVEWARPLLNHALDSEEFDGLSDPKLGRNYVESEMFRMIEAAAACVRHSAAKRPRMGQVVRAFDSLATSDLTNGMRVGESEVYNSAQQSEEIRWFQRMAFGSQNYSSDYFSEISRGS
- the LOC18610577 gene encoding proline-rich receptor-like protein kinase PERK9 isoform X2 is translated as MATTSPPPNSSPPAVSPASATNPPPPPRTPTPPPSTSAPPPQNSPPPAPSTRATPPLSNANPPPPLPPQPPASPPVTSSPPPPAETSPPPPLAPPPPRPAVSPTSPPSNSTSPPPASPPPTPPRSPPPPAARPSPGPPQNLSPPPSTQPPDASPSPQPSPPPPPPPRQPPSPPPPTNSSSPPPVNTPTPSQSPKISPPPLSQSPPTVHPNSPPPSSISPTPTPPPSKLTPASSQPTPSPSNSTSRSSSPPSVLRLSPPPPPSDNPTVNAPSPSAPESSDSSGNDGIGVGGAVAIGVAVGIIVLSLIGLAVWCLTKQKKKKLTRLNGGYVMPSPLGSSPRSDSFFTKTHSSAPLIGSSSGSDFVHSLPLMPEPGSLGNSRSLYTYEELAKATNGFSEQNLLGEGGFGAVYKGFLLDGREVAVKQLKIGGGQGEREFKAEVEIISRIHHRHLVSLVGYCISENRRLLIYEYVPNNTLYFHLHGEGRPVLDWATRVKIAAGAARGIAYLHEDCHPRIIHRDIKSSNILLDNNFEARVSDFGLAKLALDANTHVTTRVMGTFGYMAPEYASSGKLTEKSDVFSFGVVLLELITGRKPVDASQPLGDESLVEWARPLLNHALDSEEFDGLSDPKLGRNYVESEMFRMIEAAAACVRHSAAKRPRMGQVVRAFDSLATSDLTNGMRVGESEVYNSAQQSEEIRWFQRMAFGSQNYSSDYFSEISRGS
- the LOC18610578 gene encoding HD domain-containing protein C4G3.17 isoform X2 — protein: MAVNTSINCAPPLHRFRRRRLPITFISHASSSSSRPICFTGAATLRLVSVHSQKPGSESSAIMSNTGVPSRLSSSSTASAIDFLTLCHRLKTTKRKGWINHGIKGPESIADHMYRMALMALIAGDLPDVNRERCIKIAIVHDIAEAIVGDITPSDGVPKEEKSRREQAALTDMCKILGGGMRAEEIQELWAEYESNASLEANLVKDFDKVEMILQALEYEMGKFQTEIGKSWAAEINSRRNSQLADKAN
- the LOC18610578 gene encoding HD domain-containing protein 2 isoform X1, translated to MAVNTSINCAPPLHRFRRRRLPITFISHASSSSSRPICFTGAATLRLVSVHSQKPGSESSAIMSNTGVPSRLSSSSTASAIDFLTLCHRLKTTKRKGWINHGIKGPESIADHMYRMALMALIAGDLPDVNRERCIKIAIVHDIAEAIVGDITPSDGVPKEEKSRREQAALTDMCKILGGGMRAEEIQELWAEYESNASLEANLVKDFDKVEMILQALEYEMEHGKVLDEFFLSTAGKFQTEIGKSWAAEINSRRNSQLADKAN